In Candidatus Thermoplasmatota archaeon, a single genomic region encodes these proteins:
- a CDS encoding UbiA family prenyltransferase, with protein MKTKIQGFIALLRPFTLLAPFIVSISVIIASYAYSQRSDLDISQLLIFLLPASFCFVLLNGASNALNQATDFIEDAISKPYRPIPKKILSRKEVLFFSFILYVCALFASLFIHTLFSFFILIIAFFSITYSLPPRMKKKLFINQIWVAVPRGFCAILASWSVFSDPFQPVPLVMGGVATLFLIGGTSAKDIIDVEADRAVGTKTLVNYFGIQKTAIFSLVCMSSAFLMIVPMIVFQIIQPYFLPLGIFFLFGILISWLMLYTHKNKNYENTSAWSLMYGTYFLFSLFFSFLTVLHTF; from the coding sequence GTGAAAACGAAAATTCAAGGATTTATTGCACTGCTCCGTCCATTTACGCTTCTTGCACCGTTTATCGTCTCGATAAGTGTCATCATTGCGAGTTATGCATATTCGCAACGGTCAGATCTTGATATCTCTCAACTGTTAATCTTTCTCCTTCCTGCAAGTTTTTGTTTTGTGTTGCTTAATGGCGCTTCAAATGCATTGAATCAGGCCACTGATTTTATTGAAGATGCTATTTCAAAACCGTACCGCCCGATACCAAAAAAAATTTTATCACGAAAGGAAGTTTTGTTCTTCTCTTTCATCTTATATGTTTGCGCTCTTTTTGCATCATTATTTATTCATACTCTTTTTAGTTTCTTCATTCTTATTATTGCTTTTTTTTCAATAACCTACTCGTTACCACCTCGGATGAAGAAAAAACTTTTCATCAATCAGATTTGGGTTGCTGTTCCTCGTGGTTTCTGTGCCATTCTCGCCTCATGGAGTGTTTTTTCGGATCCGTTTCAACCAGTACCTCTTGTTATGGGTGGGGTCGCGACTCTTTTTCTAATTGGTGGAACGTCTGCAAAAGATATTATTGACGTAGAAGCGGATCGTGCTGTTGGAACAAAAACATTAGTCAATTATTTTGGAATTCAGAAGACAGCGATATTTTCATTAGTTTGTATGTCCAGTGCATTTTTGATGATTGTCCCAATGATTGTTTTTCAGATCATCCAACCATATTTTTTACCGCTAGGTATTTTTTTCCTCTTCGGTATTCTGATTAGCTGGTTGATGCTATATACTCATAAAAATAAAAACTATGAAAATACTTCAGCGTGGTCGCTTATGTATGGAACGTATTTTTTGTTCTCGTTGTTCTTTTCTTTTCTTACGGTTTTGCATACGTTCTAA